A part of Myxococcales bacterium genomic DNA contains:
- a CDS encoding TetR/AcrR family transcriptional regulator, translated as MRPDETREKILAATDRLFGVLGFDATTTRDIAEASGVNKALIHYHFGSKDELLETLLEGYYDRLGATLAEGLAQRGDPQEQAEHVVDAYADFLAQNRTFCSIVQREVAGGRHVERIVLRTLPVFRLGSAWLGEVAPDSPPTLDLVHVLTTVYGMVVTYFTYGRVLERITGEDPFSPAALDARKRHVRHVVALLFREMRGTPKPEERGKTWARSTPRTPRKKRGS; from the coding sequence GTGAGGCCAGACGAGACCCGGGAGAAGATCCTCGCCGCGACCGATCGGTTGTTTGGCGTGCTTGGCTTCGACGCGACGACCACGCGTGACATCGCCGAGGCCTCTGGCGTCAACAAGGCGCTCATCCACTACCACTTTGGGAGCAAGGACGAGCTGCTCGAGACCTTGCTCGAGGGGTATTACGACCGCCTCGGGGCGACGCTCGCCGAGGGCCTCGCGCAGCGCGGCGATCCCCAGGAGCAGGCTGAGCACGTCGTCGACGCCTACGCTGACTTCCTCGCCCAGAACCGCACGTTCTGCAGCATCGTGCAGCGCGAGGTCGCGGGTGGTCGGCACGTCGAGCGGATCGTCCTGCGCACGCTGCCCGTCTTCCGCCTCGGCTCGGCGTGGCTCGGGGAGGTCGCTCCCGACTCCCCGCCGACCCTCGACCTCGTGCACGTGCTGACGACCGTCTACGGGATGGTGGTCACGTACTTCACGTACGGCAGAGTGCTCGAGCGCATCACGGGCGAAGACCCCTTCTCGCCCGCGGCGCTCGACGCGCGCAAGCGCCACGTTCGCCACGTGGTCGCGCTCCTGTTTCGCGAGATGAGAGGCACCCCGAAGCCAGAGGAACGAGGCAAGACATGGGCACGCTCCACCCCAAGAACGCCGCGCAAAAAGCGCGGCTCCTGA
- a CDS encoding radical SAM protein codes for MSASTDCRVFDVQRFSIHDGPGIRTTVFLEGCSLRCAWCQNPESFQSDVAARMSPEAVIAEVLKDREFYAVSGGGLTVSGGEPLLHLGPVRALLAEAKRHGLHTCVQTSGAVPEAHLAAVLELVDLFQLDLKHMDERRHRALTGAGHQRVHRAASFLVDHGAAVQFRMPLVPGLNDDAENLDEVARFLARHGATSLRVVPYHALYLDKYTALGLEPPMAGLEPPSASRLAWVREHLARRDVTVEVDG; via the coding sequence GTGAGCGCGTCGACCGACTGCAGGGTCTTCGACGTGCAGCGCTTCTCCATCCACGATGGGCCGGGGATTCGGACCACGGTGTTCCTCGAGGGCTGCTCGCTGCGGTGCGCGTGGTGCCAGAACCCAGAGTCTTTCCAGAGCGACGTCGCGGCCCGCATGTCGCCCGAAGCGGTCATCGCCGAGGTCTTGAAGGACCGCGAGTTCTACGCGGTGAGCGGCGGGGGCCTGACGGTCAGCGGCGGCGAGCCGCTCCTGCACCTCGGGCCCGTGCGGGCGCTCCTCGCGGAGGCGAAGCGCCACGGCCTGCACACCTGCGTGCAGACCTCGGGGGCGGTGCCCGAGGCGCACCTCGCGGCGGTGCTCGAGCTCGTGGACCTCTTTCAGCTCGACCTGAAGCACATGGACGAGCGGCGTCACAGGGCGCTCACCGGCGCGGGCCACCAGCGCGTCCACAGGGCGGCGTCGTTCCTCGTCGATCACGGAGCCGCGGTGCAGTTTCGCATGCCGCTCGTGCCCGGCCTGAACGACGACGCCGAGAACCTGGACGAGGTGGCGCGCTTTCTCGCGCGGCACGGCGCGACGTCGCTGCGCGTGGTCCCGTACCACGCGCTCTACCTCGACAAGTACACGGCCCTCGGCCTCGAGCCTCCGATGGCAGGGCTCGAGCCGCCTTCGGCCTCGAGGCTGGCCTGGGTCAGAGAGCACCTCGCGCGTCGCGACGTGACGGTCGAAGTGGACGGCTGA
- a CDS encoding DUF4266 domain-containing protein: MTTLAHRPAFAFACVLAFALGASSCAPVRPWERSVLASEPMRPDARPEESRARGHMLGARETSQGATGERGGGCGCR; encoded by the coding sequence ATGACGACCCTCGCACATCGTCCTGCGTTCGCGTTCGCGTGCGTGCTCGCGTTCGCGCTCGGGGCCTCGTCCTGCGCTCCGGTGCGGCCCTGGGAGCGCAGCGTCCTCGCCTCGGAGCCGATGCGCCCAGACGCTCGCCCCGAGGAGTCTCGCGCGAGGGGGCACATGCTCGGCGCGAGGGAGACCTCACAGGGGGCGACCGGCGAGAGGGGCGGCGGATGCGGCTGTCGCTGA
- a CDS encoding DUF3570 domain-containing protein yields the protein MRLSLTIPLSLALGGLAVAASPAASSAQTRAAGWVAVYGASDGLVVVSPQVSAKAEVRDTLEVQGGYEVDVISAASVDVMTAASPRGYTEVRQAVTAATTWRPKPEARLSARYVPSWEPDYQSHSVSASGSHEWLSGKLTTDVGLRVSSDEVGRTGASRDTWRPLHTGGIDAGIGWVFGPRTVGQLAYETQVSSGLQSSPYRFVRMYAPGSPAAASVPFGVTESVPSERVRHALGGALRHAITPRWFATTSLRFYADSWGIASHTEEVELQHMAFGQRLLTGLSARVYGQSAAAFYEPHYVSDGDLPRYRTADKMLVRSLTGLAGLRGSYLVRTLGALRDLRFTAKLELYTQRFFAFAPLALRHSIIGSFGIAGEL from the coding sequence ATGCGGCTGTCGCTGACCATCCCGCTCTCTCTGGCGCTCGGCGGTCTCGCCGTCGCGGCCAGCCCGGCGGCCTCCTCGGCTCAGACTCGCGCGGCCGGCTGGGTGGCCGTCTACGGCGCGAGCGACGGCCTCGTCGTGGTCTCGCCACAGGTGAGCGCGAAGGCCGAGGTGCGCGACACCCTCGAGGTGCAGGGTGGCTACGAGGTGGACGTGATCAGCGCGGCGAGCGTGGATGTCATGACCGCCGCCTCGCCGCGGGGCTACACAGAGGTCAGGCAAGCGGTCACCGCGGCGACGACGTGGAGGCCCAAGCCCGAGGCCCGCTTGAGCGCTCGCTACGTGCCGAGCTGGGAGCCAGACTACCAGTCGCACTCGGTGTCGGCATCTGGCTCCCACGAGTGGCTCTCGGGCAAGCTGACGACGGACGTGGGCCTGCGGGTCTCGTCCGACGAGGTCGGGCGCACCGGCGCGTCTCGCGACACGTGGCGCCCGCTCCACACGGGGGGCATCGACGCGGGGATCGGGTGGGTCTTCGGACCTCGCACGGTGGGGCAGCTCGCGTACGAGACGCAGGTGTCGAGCGGTCTTCAGTCGAGCCCGTACCGCTTCGTGCGCATGTACGCGCCGGGCTCGCCCGCCGCGGCGAGCGTGCCTTTCGGTGTGACCGAGTCGGTCCCCTCGGAGCGGGTGCGCCACGCGCTCGGCGGCGCCCTCCGCCACGCGATCACGCCGCGGTGGTTCGCGACGACCTCGCTGCGCTTCTACGCGGACAGCTGGGGAATCGCGAGTCACACCGAGGAGGTGGAGCTTCAACACATGGCCTTCGGACAGCGCCTCCTCACAGGTCTGTCGGCGCGGGTGTACGGCCAGAGCGCCGCGGCGTTCTATGAGCCTCACTACGTGTCGGACGGCGATCTGCCGCGCTACCGGACCGCCGACAAGATGCTCGTCCGCTCGCTCACCGGGCTCGCCGGGCTCCGTGGCTCGTACCTCGTGCGCACGCTCGGGGCGCTGCGCGACCTCCGCTTCACGGCGAAGCTCGAGCTCTATACGCAGCGCTTCTTCGCCTTCGCGCCGCTTGCGCTCCGTCACTCGATCATCGGGTCCTTCGGGATCGCCGGGGAGCTCTGA
- a CDS encoding M23 family metallopeptidase — MATLALLSWAPRAAALTSPISGAVRYPTGSKLSLPFPAGSKIKLLSGYSPSGGSSLHADTNASGKANDHYALDLVYDGQPDAGKGLPVVAPLAGKVVKAGWATSGWANYGQRVILEHDLGDGHKYHSLYAHLDSVTVTEGATVSAGQKLGALGQSCQGALSCASFSTPHLHWVLHRDSLVGGSGTGGSYGGNAAVPEPMDGAENLIRFRPKGAR; from the coding sequence ATGGCGACGCTCGCGCTGCTCTCCTGGGCCCCGCGCGCGGCCGCGCTCACCTCGCCGATCAGCGGCGCGGTCCGCTACCCGACGGGGTCGAAGCTCTCGTTGCCATTCCCCGCGGGGTCCAAGATCAAGCTGCTCTCGGGTTACAGCCCGAGCGGCGGCTCGTCGCTGCACGCCGACACCAACGCCAGCGGCAAAGCCAACGATCACTACGCGCTCGACCTCGTCTACGACGGTCAGCCGGACGCCGGAAAGGGCCTCCCGGTCGTCGCCCCGCTGGCGGGCAAGGTGGTCAAGGCGGGGTGGGCGACGTCCGGGTGGGCCAACTACGGCCAACGCGTCATCTTGGAGCACGACCTCGGCGACGGGCACAAATACCACAGCCTCTACGCTCACCTCGACTCGGTCACGGTCACGGAAGGCGCGACCGTGAGCGCCGGGCAGAAGCTCGGCGCTCTTGGGCAGTCGTGCCAGGGAGCGCTCTCGTGCGCTTCGTTCTCGACACCGCACCTGCACTGGGTCCTGCACCGCGACAGCCTGGTCGGAGGCAGCGGCACGGGCGGCTCCTACGGCGGCAACGCGGCGGTGCCCGAGCCAATGGACGGGGCCGAGAACCTGATCCGATTCCGCCCCAAGGGCGCACGCTGA
- a CDS encoding protein kinase, whose translation MATAPRFQIGQRLGAGGMGVVYEALDREQGKRVALKRLARVGPVEIQQLKREFRSLADVVHPNLVRLHELLTADDGEPFFTMDLVLGVDFLAYVRRGPHGEEATVSLSQALRSATETPSRAEDRPEGAVDVPRLRHALGQLALGLSALHRAGKVHRDLKPSNVMVHDDGRLVILDFGLVRSRRRDVESEPLIGTAAYMAPEQVTGARPSPASDWYSFGVMLYEALTGHCPHDGPLGELLRRKLLEDPPHPLAVAAGAPADLADLAAQLLARRPELRPTEARVLTALGVDAPASRLGEPLDAFVGRDAERRALTDAVRDVREGRSVTVHLAGQSGMGKTALVERVLDDLEADGDVLVLRGRCFERETVPYKTVDGLVDALAQHLTSLDRDERASLLPPDAASLARVFPALLRVPSIAEAALEAPVVQDDQELRRRGFLALKRLLAALGRKHTLVLAVDDLQWGDLDGARVLVELQRPPAAPRLLLLGSYRSEEAAKSACVTALLTEAREHGVWRDTRHVPLGALTQIEAFELALTALSAAGRPLAELDGLASSIAGESDGSPFYVWELAHAALRGGRDEVTLTRLLEERIRGLDEGARRLLEVVAIAGGPVAQHLVAHAAESAEPRDALATLRSQRLVRARGLSDADTVETYHDRVRETVLAALDPSRRRELHRRVATALEGRGEGDPEQLAEHWGRAGERDRAADLAAIAGERAAHALAFERAARLYALALRRSRLTPARRCELERRRGEALANAGRGAEAAAAFLRAAERDPRDPHDPRDRTPALELRRRAAEQLLSSGHIDEGLQVLGGVLSPLGVWLPRSPRLALASLLVGRAELALRGTRFRERSEAEVSPEQRLRIDACWALTVGLNGVDMIRGADFATRTLLLSLRHGDAYRIGRALAFETTTNAFVGASRRAKAEALAAELRDLADRLGSPHLRGFALLVTGMCDAFAAGRWTSALRWYAQAERVFREECSGVPWEVATTDMVTAWSLFYTGRVRELAARLPATLSAAEQRRDLYAQANLTTSTTWVMLAADDVAGARAYPVAVMARWSRDAFHLQHYVALLAETHVDRYDGRGVDAYDRLARSFAALEGSQLLRAQANRIVAHYERGLSAVAAADDAPSRATRLAEVARADADKLDAEGVAWAAPFALLIRAGARAVLGDLEGAAALLVRAECAFDACDMRLYAASARRQRGRLTGGAQGLELVRTADARMADEDIEEPGRWAAMLAPGFRRATGD comes from the coding sequence ATGGCGACCGCGCCCCGCTTCCAGATCGGGCAGCGCCTCGGGGCGGGAGGCATGGGAGTCGTCTACGAAGCGCTCGACCGCGAGCAGGGCAAGCGCGTGGCGCTGAAGCGGCTCGCGCGCGTCGGACCTGTCGAAATTCAACAGTTAAAACGTGAGTTTAGATCGCTCGCTGACGTCGTCCATCCGAACCTCGTACGGCTCCATGAGCTGCTCACCGCGGACGACGGCGAGCCGTTCTTCACGATGGATCTCGTGCTTGGCGTCGACTTCCTCGCGTACGTCCGCCGGGGACCCCACGGCGAAGAAGCGACGGTCAGCCTGTCGCAGGCGCTACGGTCCGCCACCGAGACGCCCTCGCGCGCCGAGGACCGCCCGGAAGGCGCCGTCGATGTGCCGCGGCTGCGTCACGCACTCGGCCAGCTCGCGCTCGGCCTGTCGGCGCTCCACCGCGCCGGGAAGGTGCACCGCGACCTCAAGCCCTCCAACGTGATGGTGCACGACGACGGCCGCCTCGTGATCCTCGACTTCGGCCTCGTCCGCAGCCGGCGGCGCGACGTGGAGAGCGAGCCGCTCATCGGCACGGCCGCGTACATGGCGCCCGAGCAGGTCACGGGCGCCCGCCCGTCGCCCGCCTCCGACTGGTACAGCTTCGGGGTCATGCTCTACGAGGCGCTGACGGGGCACTGCCCGCACGACGGCCCGCTCGGAGAGCTGCTCCGTCGCAAGCTCCTCGAGGATCCCCCACACCCGCTCGCCGTCGCGGCCGGCGCGCCCGCGGACCTCGCCGACCTCGCCGCGCAGCTGCTCGCGCGGCGGCCCGAGCTGCGCCCGACCGAGGCCCGTGTACTGACGGCGCTCGGGGTCGACGCGCCCGCCTCGCGGCTCGGCGAGCCCCTCGACGCGTTCGTGGGTCGCGACGCCGAACGACGCGCGCTCACCGACGCGGTCCGGGACGTCCGCGAGGGCCGTTCGGTCACCGTCCACTTGGCGGGCCAGTCAGGCATGGGCAAGACGGCGCTGGTCGAACGTGTGCTCGACGACCTCGAGGCCGACGGCGACGTCCTCGTGCTGCGCGGCCGATGCTTCGAGCGCGAGACCGTCCCGTACAAAACCGTCGACGGGCTCGTCGACGCGCTGGCCCAGCACCTCACATCGCTCGATCGTGACGAGCGCGCCTCGCTGCTCCCGCCCGACGCAGCCTCGCTGGCGCGCGTGTTCCCGGCGCTGCTCCGCGTCCCCTCCATCGCCGAGGCGGCGCTCGAGGCGCCCGTCGTGCAAGACGACCAGGAGCTGCGACGGCGCGGCTTCTTGGCGTTGAAGCGGCTGCTCGCGGCGCTCGGGCGCAAGCACACGCTCGTGCTCGCGGTCGACGATCTCCAGTGGGGCGATCTCGACGGCGCGCGAGTCCTCGTCGAGCTACAGCGCCCTCCGGCCGCGCCGCGCCTGCTGCTCCTCGGGAGCTACCGCAGCGAGGAGGCGGCGAAGAGCGCCTGCGTGACGGCGCTGCTCACCGAGGCGCGTGAGCACGGGGTTTGGCGCGACACGAGGCACGTCCCGCTAGGCGCGCTCACTCAGATCGAGGCCTTCGAGCTCGCGCTGACGGCGCTCTCCGCCGCGGGGCGCCCGCTCGCCGAGCTCGACGGCCTCGCCTCGTCGATCGCAGGCGAGTCCGACGGGAGCCCCTTCTACGTGTGGGAGCTCGCGCACGCGGCGCTCCGCGGGGGACGCGACGAGGTGACCCTCACGCGGCTCCTCGAGGAGCGCATCCGCGGCCTCGACGAGGGCGCGCGGCGGCTGCTCGAGGTGGTCGCGATCGCCGGCGGCCCCGTCGCACAGCACCTCGTCGCGCACGCGGCGGAGAGCGCCGAGCCGCGCGACGCGCTGGCGACGCTGCGCTCCCAGCGGCTCGTCCGGGCGCGCGGCCTCTCGGACGCGGACACGGTCGAGACCTACCACGACCGCGTGCGCGAGACCGTGCTCGCCGCCCTGGATCCGAGCCGCAGGCGCGAGCTGCACCGGCGCGTCGCGACCGCGCTCGAGGGGCGCGGAGAGGGCGATCCCGAGCAGCTCGCCGAGCACTGGGGGCGCGCGGGCGAGCGCGACCGCGCGGCGGATCTGGCCGCAATCGCGGGCGAGCGCGCGGCGCACGCGCTGGCGTTCGAGCGCGCCGCGCGACTCTACGCCCTCGCGCTGCGGCGGAGCCGACTCACCCCCGCGCGCCGCTGTGAGCTCGAGCGGCGTCGCGGCGAGGCGCTCGCCAACGCGGGGCGCGGCGCAGAGGCGGCCGCCGCGTTCCTGCGCGCCGCCGAGCGCGACCCGCGCGACCCCCACGACCCGCGCGACCGCACGCCGGCCCTCGAGCTCCGCCGCCGCGCGGCCGAGCAGCTCCTGAGCTCGGGGCACATCGACGAGGGACTTCAGGTCCTCGGCGGGGTGCTCTCGCCGCTCGGCGTGTGGCTCCCGCGCTCACCGCGGCTCGCGCTCGCGTCGCTGCTCGTTGGACGCGCCGAGCTCGCGCTGCGCGGTACGCGCTTCCGCGAGCGGTCCGAGGCGGAGGTCTCTCCCGAACAGCGCCTCCGCATCGACGCGTGCTGGGCCCTCACCGTGGGGCTCAACGGCGTCGACATGATCCGCGGCGCCGACTTCGCGACTCGCACGCTCCTGTTATCGTTAAGACATGGAGACGCTTACCGAATCGGCCGCGCGCTCGCCTTCGAGACGACCACCAACGCGTTCGTCGGAGCGAGCCGACGCGCGAAGGCGGAGGCCTTGGCCGCCGAGCTGCGCGACCTCGCCGACCGCCTCGGGAGCCCCCACCTGCGCGGCTTCGCGCTGCTCGTGACGGGCATGTGCGACGCGTTCGCCGCCGGCCGCTGGACCAGCGCGCTCCGGTGGTACGCCCAGGCCGAGCGCGTGTTCCGCGAGGAGTGCAGCGGCGTGCCATGGGAAGTCGCGACGACCGACATGGTGACCGCCTGGTCTCTCTTCTACACGGGCCGCGTGCGCGAGCTCGCCGCGAGGCTCCCCGCGACGCTGAGCGCCGCCGAGCAGCGCCGCGATCTCTACGCGCAAGCGAACCTCACGACCTCGACCACGTGGGTGATGCTCGCGGCCGACGACGTGGCCGGCGCGCGCGCATACCCGGTCGCCGTGATGGCGCGCTGGTCGCGCGACGCGTTCCACCTGCAGCACTACGTGGCGCTCTTGGCGGAGACCCACGTCGACCGCTACGACGGACGCGGCGTCGACGCGTACGACCGCCTCGCGCGCTCGTTCGCTGCGCTCGAGGGCTCGCAGCTGCTCCGCGCCCAGGCCAACCGCATCGTGGCCCACTACGAGCGTGGTCTCTCGGCCGTCGCGGCCGCCGACGACGCGCCGTCCCGCGCGACGCGGCTCGCCGAGGTGGCGCGGGCCGACGCCGACAAACTCGACGCGGAGGGGGTCGCGTGGGCCGCTCCGTTCGCGCTGCTCATCCGCGCGGGCGCGCGCGCCGTGCTGGGCGACCTGGAGGGCGCCGCGGCGCTCTTGGTGCGCGCGGAGTGCGCGTTCGACGCGTGCGACATGCGGCTCTACGCCGCCAGCGCGCGGCGACAGCGCGGGCGGCTCACGGGGGGAGCCCAGGGCCTCGAGCTGGTCCGCACGGCGGACGCGCGCATGGCCGACGAGGACATCGAAGAGCCCGGGCGGTGGGCAGCGATGCTCGCCCCCGGCTTCCGCCGCGCGACCGGCGACTAA
- a CDS encoding sigma 54-interacting transcriptional regulator — MDADTERLDEEDRARAAPGSPGASRLSLLVYHPGGAQAIELETGRAVVVGRGDAPAGTLQDATLSRKHARFTRGAGTDVECEDLGASNGTWFRGRRVTKVVLAPGDEVRLGAVVVEVHARAASLVGTRPPPAEELGRPILASAAIRAVFAELARAAASAIPVLLQGETGAGKEVAARALHEGGPRAAGPMLTVSCAAIPEGLVESTLFGHEKGAFTGAGERRRGAFEVASGGTLLLDEIGELPLHGQAALLRVLESNLVVRVGSTRELPVDVRVVAATNRDLQARVREGGFRADLLYRLNGLTLTVPPLRERRDDIRPLAEAFLQRAVARTGAAARTLDAAALDALTAYAWPGNVRELRNVVERALVVSARDPITLAELPPHVASPVAEARGPEPARPAGRPAEAARDLRATVQSYERKIIAEALAASSGNQTEAAKRLNMPLRTFVRKVKALNLR; from the coding sequence GTGGACGCAGACACCGAGCGACTCGACGAGGAGGACCGCGCGCGCGCCGCGCCCGGGAGCCCAGGCGCTTCACGCCTCTCGCTGCTCGTTTATCACCCCGGTGGAGCCCAAGCGATCGAGCTCGAGACCGGCCGCGCGGTGGTGGTCGGTCGCGGCGACGCTCCCGCCGGCACGCTCCAAGACGCGACGCTCTCGCGAAAACACGCGCGCTTCACGCGCGGCGCGGGGACGGACGTCGAATGCGAGGACCTCGGCGCGAGCAACGGCACCTGGTTCCGCGGCCGGCGCGTCACCAAGGTGGTGCTCGCGCCCGGCGACGAGGTGCGGCTCGGCGCGGTCGTCGTCGAGGTCCACGCGCGCGCCGCGTCGCTCGTCGGCACCCGGCCGCCCCCCGCGGAGGAGCTCGGGCGGCCCATTCTCGCCAGCGCCGCCATTCGCGCCGTGTTCGCGGAGCTCGCGCGGGCGGCCGCGTCCGCGATCCCCGTGCTTCTGCAGGGCGAGACGGGCGCGGGCAAAGAGGTCGCGGCGCGCGCGCTTCATGAAGGCGGCCCACGAGCCGCGGGCCCCATGCTCACGGTGAGCTGCGCCGCGATCCCCGAAGGGCTCGTCGAGAGCACGCTGTTCGGCCACGAGAAGGGCGCGTTCACGGGCGCGGGAGAGCGGCGCCGCGGGGCCTTCGAGGTGGCTTCGGGGGGGACCCTCCTGCTCGACGAGATCGGCGAGCTCCCGCTCCACGGACAGGCCGCGCTCCTGCGCGTCCTCGAGAGCAACCTGGTCGTGCGGGTGGGCTCGACGCGCGAGCTCCCGGTCGACGTGCGGGTGGTCGCCGCCACCAACCGCGATCTCCAGGCGCGCGTGCGCGAGGGCGGTTTTCGCGCCGATCTCCTCTACCGGCTGAACGGCCTCACGCTCACGGTGCCGCCGCTCCGCGAGCGTCGCGACGACATCCGCCCGCTCGCCGAGGCGTTCTTGCAGCGCGCCGTCGCCAGGACCGGCGCCGCGGCGCGGACCCTCGACGCCGCCGCCCTCGACGCGCTGACGGCGTACGCGTGGCCGGGCAACGTGCGCGAGCTGCGGAACGTCGTCGAGCGCGCCCTCGTGGTCTCCGCGCGCGATCCGATCACCCTCGCAGAGCTGCCTCCGCACGTCGCGTCTCCGGTCGCGGAGGCACGGGGCCCGGAGCCTGCGCGCCCGGCCGGGCGGCCGGCCGAGGCGGCCCGCGATCTCCGCGCGACGGTGCAGAGCTACGAGCGAAAGATCATCGCCGAAGCGCTGGCGGCATCCTCCGGCAACCAGACCGAGGCGGCGAAGCGACTCAACATGCCCCTCCGCACGTTCGTTCGGAAGGTCAAGGCGCTGAATCTTCGCTGA
- a CDS encoding UbiA prenyltransferase family protein, whose protein sequence is MVRGLLKTIRPHQWVKNLFVLAPMFFHRDVFVSANGVPALNLVVTGRALIATFVFCLLAGAVYTINDLVDVEQDRIHPVKRERPIASGEVPEGMAKIMAASLVIVSLGVALRLDVRFAAVALVYFLENLAYSFKLKKVAFLDVGLIAFGFVLRVLAGGYATHTPKISTYMIACTALLALFLGFGKRRHELEGEHAGKQRSALEAYSKTSLNVALGITGTATAITYVAYTLDPATRAFFKSDSLWMTAPFTLFGILRFLMLVSGKAGAGKRAESPTQDMLRDMPFVLNLVLWVVVVVAVVYRLHPAD, encoded by the coding sequence ATGGTCCGAGGCCTGCTCAAGACGATTCGCCCGCACCAGTGGGTCAAGAACCTGTTCGTGCTGGCGCCCATGTTCTTCCACCGGGACGTGTTCGTCTCGGCGAACGGCGTCCCGGCGCTGAACTTGGTGGTCACGGGGCGCGCGCTCATCGCCACGTTCGTCTTCTGCCTGCTCGCCGGCGCCGTCTACACCATCAACGACCTCGTCGACGTCGAGCAGGACCGCATTCACCCGGTCAAGCGGGAGCGCCCGATCGCCAGCGGCGAGGTGCCCGAGGGCATGGCCAAGATCATGGCGGCCTCCCTGGTGATCGTGTCGCTCGGCGTGGCCCTCCGGCTCGACGTGCGCTTCGCGGCGGTCGCGCTGGTCTATTTCCTCGAGAACCTCGCCTACAGCTTCAAGCTGAAGAAGGTGGCGTTCCTCGACGTGGGCCTCATCGCGTTCGGGTTCGTGCTGCGAGTGCTCGCGGGCGGCTACGCCACTCACACGCCGAAGATCTCCACCTACATGATCGCCTGCACGGCGCTGCTCGCGCTCTTCCTCGGCTTCGGCAAGCGCCGACACGAGCTGGAGGGCGAGCACGCGGGCAAGCAGCGCTCGGCCCTGGAGGCTTACTCCAAGACCTCGCTCAACGTCGCACTGGGCATCACCGGCACGGCGACGGCGATCACGTACGTGGCCTACACGCTCGACCCGGCGACGCGCGCCTTCTTCAAGTCGGACAGCCTCTGGATGACGGCGCCGTTCACCTTGTTCGGCATTTTGCGCTTCCTCATGCTCGTGTCGGGCAAGGCGGGCGCGGGCAAGCGCGCCGAGTCGCCCACGCAGGACATGCTTCGCGACATGCCCTTCGTGCTCAACCTGGTGCTGTGGGTGGTCGTGGTCGTGGCGGTGGTCTACCGGCTCCACCCGGCGGACTGA